A stretch of the uncultured Cohaesibacter sp. genome encodes the following:
- the folB gene encoding dihydroneopterin aldolase, which produces MDRIILRDLAFFAYHGVYQEEANLGQRFYFDLDCFLDIRPAGKSDDDSDTVRYDHIAKRVETIVTERRFQLIEALAEAVAEDLLRNMGKIEAIRVKVRKPEAPIPAIVRDVAVEINRTRKDYDL; this is translated from the coding sequence ATGGATCGCATCATTCTAAGAGATCTGGCCTTCTTTGCCTATCACGGGGTCTATCAGGAAGAGGCCAATCTCGGCCAGCGCTTCTATTTCGACCTTGATTGCTTCCTCGACATTCGCCCAGCTGGTAAAAGCGACGATGATAGTGATACTGTGCGCTATGACCATATTGCAAAGCGTGTCGAGACCATTGTCACCGAACGCCGCTTTCAGCTGATTGAAGCTCTTGCAGAAGCCGTGGCCGAAGACCTGCTTCGGAATATGGGCAAGATAGAGGCCATTCGCGTCAAGGTACGCAAGCCTGAAGCCCCGATCCCGGCCATCGTCAGAGATGTTGCCGTCGAGATCAACCGCACACGCAAGGATTATGATCTATGA
- the folP gene encoding dihydropteroate synthase: MLRLDAARPLGPIQWRPNQMPLIMGIINVTPDSFSDGGQFIAADAALAHAKQLAEEGAHILDIGGESTRPDATPVNETEELERVLPAIRAIMKEDLGCALSIDTYKAKVAAKALEAGVHIVNDVWGLQREPDIAKAAAEHQAPVIINHWETEKQAGLGLIDQMKAFFDRSIAIALSAGLCDDHIILDPGIGFGKDLDDNLTILNGLESLISWGYPILIGTSRKRFIGALTGRQAQDRVHGTLASNVLALAKGASIFRVHDVAAHKDALSVASAILNPQGR; this comes from the coding sequence ATGCTGCGTCTTGATGCCGCTCGACCGCTGGGACCAATCCAATGGCGCCCCAACCAGATGCCCCTGATCATGGGCATCATCAATGTTACGCCGGATTCCTTTTCCGATGGCGGCCAATTCATCGCGGCCGATGCAGCCCTTGCCCATGCAAAGCAATTGGCAGAAGAAGGCGCTCATATTCTCGACATCGGCGGCGAATCAACCCGTCCTGACGCGACCCCGGTCAATGAAACCGAAGAGTTGGAGCGCGTGCTGCCAGCCATCCGCGCCATCATGAAAGAAGATCTGGGCTGTGCCCTCTCCATTGATACCTACAAGGCCAAGGTCGCAGCCAAGGCACTTGAAGCAGGCGTTCATATCGTCAACGACGTCTGGGGCCTCCAGCGCGAGCCGGACATTGCCAAGGCCGCAGCCGAGCATCAGGCACCGGTCATTATCAATCACTGGGAAACCGAGAAGCAGGCAGGCCTTGGGCTGATCGACCAGATGAAAGCCTTCTTTGATCGCTCCATTGCCATCGCCCTTTCGGCAGGTCTGTGCGATGATCACATCATCCTTGACCCCGGCATTGGCTTTGGCAAGGATCTCGACGACAATCTCACCATTCTCAACGGCCTTGAAAGTCTCATCAGCTGGGGCTATCCAATATTGATCGGCACCTCGCGCAAACGCTTCATCGGTGCGTTGACCGGCCGCCAAGCCCAAGACCGCGTCCATGGCACGCTGGCCTCCAATGTGCTTGCCTTGGCAAAAGGTGCCAGCATCTTCCGTGTGCACGACGTCGCCGCCCACAAGGACGCCCTCAGCGTCGCAAGCGCCATTCTCAACCCTCAAGGGAGATGA
- the lipB gene encoding lipoyl(octanoyl) transferase LipB encodes MASKTGDAVEWLISDRQVPYPEAIAFMEQRITAIARGEAKECVWLLEHPPLYTAGTSADPSDLVAPDRFDVFETGRGGQYTYHGPGQRIAYVMLDLKRRTQDVRLFVASLESWIINTLAAHNIKGERREDRVGVWVERPEKGLGVEDKIAAIGIRVRKWVTFHGISLNIEPELDHYSGIVPCGIAQHGVTSFVDLGYPLTMSDVDMTLREEFEQLFGATTT; translated from the coding sequence ATGGCGTCAAAGACCGGAGATGCCGTTGAATGGCTGATATCTGACCGGCAAGTTCCCTATCCCGAGGCAATTGCCTTCATGGAACAGAGAATCACAGCCATCGCGCGCGGCGAGGCCAAGGAATGTGTCTGGTTGCTTGAACATCCCCCCCTTTATACCGCAGGCACCAGCGCCGATCCGAGTGACCTGGTCGCACCGGATCGATTCGATGTGTTCGAAACCGGACGCGGCGGTCAATATACCTATCACGGCCCCGGTCAACGCATCGCCTATGTCATGCTTGATCTCAAGCGCCGGACGCAAGATGTGCGCCTTTTTGTTGCCAGCCTTGAATCCTGGATCATCAACACCCTTGCAGCCCATAATATCAAGGGTGAGCGGCGGGAAGATCGCGTTGGCGTCTGGGTGGAGCGCCCGGAAAAAGGCCTCGGTGTTGAAGACAAGATTGCCGCCATCGGCATACGCGTCAGAAAATGGGTCACCTTCCACGGCATCAGCCTCAATATCGAGCCAGAACTCGACCACTATAGTGGCATCGTACCATGTGGCATCGCCCAACATGGGGTTACAAGCTTCGTCGATCTGGGCTATCCCCTGACCATGAGCGATGTTGACATGACCTTGCGCGAGGAATTCGAACAACTTTTCGGAGCAACAACCACTTGA
- a CDS encoding FliM/FliN family flagellar motor switch protein, with product MPNLDSIAIDISVELGSTSIPIHQLLRMGRGAVIELDASEEDDCLIKANGTPVALGQVILRGEKVGISITKVLHRSADWRPLRGINRVGT from the coding sequence GTGCCAAATCTCGATAGCATCGCAATTGATATCTCCGTTGAGCTCGGCTCGACCTCTATTCCCATCCATCAATTGTTGCGGATGGGCCGTGGGGCTGTGATCGAACTGGATGCCAGTGAGGAAGATGATTGCCTCATCAAGGCCAATGGCACGCCGGTTGCGCTGGGGCAGGTGATCCTGCGTGGTGAAAAGGTTGGCATTTCGATTACCAAGGTTCTGCATCGCAGTGCTGATTGGCGGCCATTGCGCGGTATCAACCGGGTGGGAACCTGA
- a CDS encoding MurR/RpiR family transcriptional regulator, whose product MSKTNSLYERLSEAAEVGSKSHCAIARFMLARFKDLPFETSASLADKVQVSEASIGRFCRAIGYANLKDLKDHLKDDIGNQPWLIKDRLDALRAAPGKREERLSDGLQAEMASLVSVYEMARSDEWQRCVDRLVRCPQVYITGFQTERGLAAYFAHQLNYVRPGVHLLDLSDGNFAELLAADGERCLAIFEARRYSRQAFVLAREAKANGIAVSLFTDHFCDWGGDLSDERFMVATQFHQFWDSTAHLALLCNLMINDIFLALGDEAEKRLDHVSRLYGAFTGHVGNPLVPISE is encoded by the coding sequence ATGAGCAAAACCAATTCTCTTTATGAAAGGTTGAGTGAGGCGGCAGAGGTGGGGTCGAAATCCCATTGCGCGATTGCACGCTTCATGCTCGCCCGTTTCAAGGATTTGCCGTTTGAAACTTCCGCTTCGCTTGCTGACAAGGTTCAGGTGAGCGAGGCGAGCATCGGGCGTTTTTGCCGGGCCATCGGTTATGCCAATCTCAAGGATCTCAAAGATCACCTCAAGGATGATATTGGCAACCAGCCCTGGCTGATCAAGGATCGGCTGGATGCCCTGCGCGCGGCTCCGGGCAAGCGCGAAGAGCGCTTGTCGGACGGTTTGCAGGCGGAAATGGCCAGTCTGGTCTCCGTCTATGAAATGGCGCGGAGTGATGAATGGCAACGATGTGTTGACCGGCTCGTCCGCTGCCCGCAGGTTTATATCACTGGCTTTCAGACCGAGCGCGGTTTGGCAGCCTATTTTGCCCATCAGCTCAATTATGTCCGACCCGGTGTTCATTTGCTCGATCTGTCCGACGGTAATTTTGCCGAACTGTTGGCCGCTGACGGGGAGCGCTGTCTGGCGATCTTTGAAGCGCGGCGTTATTCGCGACAGGCATTTGTTCTGGCGCGTGAGGCCAAGGCAAATGGCATCGCGGTCAGCCTGTTCACCGATCATTTTTGCGACTGGGGAGGTGATCTCAGCGATGAGCGCTTTATGGTCGCGACACAATTCCATCAATTCTGGGATTCAACCGCTCACTTGGCTTTGCTCTGCAATCTGATGATCAATGACATTTTTCTGGCGCTTGGCGACGAGGCGGAAAAACGCCTTGATCATGTCTCGCGCCTTTATGGTGCCTTTACCGGCCATGTGGGCAATCCGCTGGTCCCGATTTCCGAATAA
- a CDS encoding ABC transporter substrate-binding protein produces the protein MSKFLKLLSAGLLLAGLATSASAESLRLGTEGAYPPFNYTTADGKIEGFDVEIGLELCKRIGADCEVVGQDWDGIIPGLIAKKYDFIIASMFITEERKKKVSFTDPYYMAAMTHVVPKESKITEFTAESMKGKVIGAQSATTQADFAAKVYPDAELKLYPTQDEANLDMTAGRLDVMVGDMLPLLDFLEKTDGGKCCKLAGDPITDPKFVGEGVGIAVRQEDNDLRERLNKALAEIRADGTYQKINDKYFSIDVYTMK, from the coding sequence ATGTCGAAATTTTTGAAACTATTGAGCGCTGGCCTGCTGCTGGCAGGTCTTGCCACCAGCGCATCCGCCGAAAGCCTGCGTCTTGGCACGGAGGGCGCCTATCCTCCATTCAATTATACCACTGCGGACGGCAAGATTGAGGGCTTTGACGTTGAAATCGGTCTTGAGCTTTGCAAGCGGATCGGTGCTGACTGTGAAGTGGTCGGACAGGACTGGGACGGTATTATTCCCGGCCTGATCGCCAAGAAATATGACTTCATTATCGCTTCGATGTTCATCACCGAAGAGCGCAAAAAGAAGGTCTCCTTCACCGATCCTTATTATATGGCAGCAATGACCCATGTGGTGCCAAAGGAAAGCAAGATCACCGAATTCACCGCTGAATCGATGAAAGGCAAAGTGATCGGTGCTCAGTCTGCCACCACGCAGGCCGACTTTGCTGCCAAAGTTTATCCAGATGCGGAACTGAAACTTTATCCCACGCAGGATGAGGCCAATCTGGATATGACCGCAGGGCGTCTTGATGTGATGGTTGGCGACATGCTGCCTCTGCTTGATTTCCTTGAAAAGACCGATGGTGGCAAATGCTGCAAGCTCGCTGGTGATCCGATTACCGATCCAAAATTTGTCGGTGAAGGCGTTGGTATCGCTGTGCGGCAGGAAGACAATGATCTGCGCGAGCGTCTGAACAAGGCTCTGGCTGAAATCCGCGCTGATGGCACTTACCAGAAGATCAACGACAAATATTTCTCCATCGATGTCTATACGATGAAATAA
- the menC gene encoding o-succinylbenzoate synthase: MATHFQGITISEAELRIVSLPLITPFVVSNQTMTDKVFPLLILRADGVEGYAEAVMDPLPDYLEETIPGAMAFLKDLILPQIVGKAFSSPAELNQLLAPWRGHRMSKAVVEMAFWDLWCKALDVPLKAALGGIRDAVPVGVSIGIASIPETLERITIANEAGYKRTKLKIAQGHDLALLEAVRAQYPSIKLTVDANTAYGLADLAILRAMDAFQLDYIEQPLAVDDIHDHAIVQRSIETAICLDESIRTPADCRKALASEAARVINIKVGRVGGYEAARAIHDVSEAFGAPVWCGGMLESGIGRAHNIHLASLPNFTKPGDTSSSSRYFKRDIINEPLEATDGLMPVPMDGPGLGVSLDWAFLDTVTRSKERIAS; the protein is encoded by the coding sequence ATGGCTACGCATTTTCAGGGCATAACAATATCTGAGGCTGAATTGCGAATTGTCAGTTTGCCCTTGATCACGCCGTTCGTTGTGTCGAACCAGACGATGACGGACAAGGTCTTTCCGCTACTGATCTTGCGGGCAGACGGGGTCGAGGGCTACGCGGAAGCTGTGATGGATCCGTTGCCGGACTATCTGGAAGAGACGATCCCCGGTGCGATGGCCTTTTTGAAAGATCTGATCCTGCCGCAAATTGTCGGCAAAGCCTTTTCTTCGCCAGCTGAGCTGAACCAGTTGCTTGCTCCATGGCGGGGGCACAGGATGAGCAAGGCCGTGGTGGAAATGGCCTTCTGGGATCTGTGGTGCAAGGCGCTTGATGTGCCATTGAAGGCGGCCTTGGGCGGGATTCGCGACGCTGTGCCGGTTGGCGTTTCCATTGGTATTGCGTCAATCCCTGAGACTTTGGAGCGGATCACCATTGCCAATGAAGCGGGCTACAAGCGCACCAAACTGAAGATAGCACAAGGCCATGATCTGGCTTTGTTGGAGGCGGTGCGGGCGCAATATCCTTCAATCAAGCTGACGGTGGATGCCAACACGGCCTATGGGTTGGCCGACCTAGCGATCTTGCGGGCAATGGATGCGTTTCAGCTTGATTATATCGAGCAGCCGTTGGCGGTGGATGACATTCACGACCACGCGATTGTGCAGCGATCGATTGAAACGGCCATTTGCCTTGATGAATCCATTCGCACGCCAGCCGACTGCCGCAAGGCGTTGGCGTCAGAGGCTGCACGGGTGATCAATATCAAGGTCGGGCGGGTCGGTGGCTATGAGGCGGCACGAGCCATTCATGATGTGTCTGAAGCCTTCGGTGCTCCGGTCTGGTGTGGTGGCATGTTGGAGAGCGGCATTGGCCGGGCGCATAACATCCATCTGGCCAGCCTGCCCAATTTCACCAAGCCGGGGGATACCTCTTCCTCCAGCCGCTATTTCAAGCGCGACATCATCAATGAACCGCTCGAAGCAACAGATGGCTTGATGCCGGTGCCTATGGATGGGCCGGGTCTTGGTGTGTCTCTGGACTGGGCCTTCCTTGATACAGTCACCCGGTCAAAGGAAAGGATCGCTTCGTGA
- a CDS encoding GNAT family N-acetyltransferase translates to MTYGASGEDIVLRELSGIAEMQHSEAFQIEAWGEGEKPDNADILMALQSEGGLVAGAFRGDEMLGFLLGFPTVTPGLQHSHRLAVKPTLRGVGLGAKLKWFQRDWCLARGVTQVRWTYDPLRAVNAGLNIGVLGAVVRDYYVDYYGAMPGMNAGLPSDRIMAVWYLDSERVAARAKAEGAAPQDVATEKVSIPRDIDALLAEDPDAALAERLRVRDALQMAFHSGRQIVGFDKASCSYHLA, encoded by the coding sequence GTGACATATGGTGCAAGCGGAGAGGATATTGTTCTGCGTGAGCTTTCCGGCATTGCCGAGATGCAACATTCCGAGGCCTTCCAGATTGAAGCCTGGGGGGAGGGGGAGAAGCCGGACAATGCGGACATTCTGATGGCCTTGCAGTCCGAAGGGGGACTGGTGGCCGGAGCCTTTCGAGGCGATGAGATGCTTGGCTTTCTGCTTGGCTTTCCAACCGTCACGCCGGGCTTACAGCATTCTCACAGGCTGGCGGTCAAGCCCACTTTGCGGGGAGTGGGGCTTGGGGCAAAGCTGAAATGGTTCCAGCGTGACTGGTGCCTTGCACGCGGTGTGACCCAAGTGCGCTGGACCTATGATCCCCTGCGGGCGGTGAATGCGGGCCTCAATATCGGCGTGCTGGGCGCTGTGGTGCGCGATTATTATGTCGATTATTATGGTGCGATGCCGGGGATGAATGCGGGGCTGCCCTCCGACCGGATCATGGCGGTCTGGTATCTGGACAGCGAACGGGTCGCGGCGCGGGCGAAAGCCGAAGGAGCTGCTCCGCAAGATGTAGCAACAGAAAAGGTCTCAATCCCGCGCGACATCGATGCCCTGTTGGCCGAAGACCCGGACGCTGCACTGGCCGAGCGCTTGCGGGTGCGTGACGCACTGCAAATGGCTTTTCATTCGGGGCGCCAGATTGTCGGCTTTGACAAGGCAAGCTGCTCCTATCATCTGGCCTGA
- a CDS encoding LysR family transcriptional regulator: MKVRNIDTFYWVATLGSFRSASKHLHLTQPAVSARIQILEQDLGVEVFQRDVRNATLTPAGRKLFPYAEKLMALDQQILDSFSETTRIIQTIRLGAAETIACSWLPDFLAYVGKVIPGIAFELSVDTTNNLRNALLARDADLAFLMGPVSEASISNQPICGYEMIFAATKAIASEHERWHVSDLAAHRLLTFSRSSRPGKEIQTLLSSSHEGPLNISTSTSIGALRELTCAGYGICALPKIIVHDELKDGRLVELNTDVMLKDLSFTASYVESAPTRSIVETITSHLNDYLESA; the protein is encoded by the coding sequence TTGAAAGTCAGAAATATAGACACATTCTACTGGGTCGCGACCTTGGGCAGCTTCCGCTCCGCTTCCAAGCATCTGCATTTGACCCAGCCCGCCGTCTCCGCCCGCATTCAGATTTTGGAACAGGATCTAGGCGTCGAGGTCTTCCAGCGCGATGTGCGTAACGCGACTCTGACGCCCGCAGGGCGCAAGCTCTTCCCCTATGCCGAAAAGCTGATGGCGCTAGACCAGCAGATCCTCGACAGCTTTTCCGAAACAACCCGCATCATCCAGACCATCCGTCTGGGAGCGGCCGAAACCATCGCCTGCAGCTGGTTGCCGGACTTTCTGGCCTATGTCGGCAAAGTCATCCCCGGCATTGCCTTCGAACTGTCGGTCGATACCACAAACAATTTGCGCAATGCGCTTCTGGCGCGTGATGCCGACCTTGCCTTTCTGATGGGGCCAGTGTCCGAGGCAAGCATCAGCAACCAGCCCATTTGTGGCTATGAAATGATTTTTGCTGCCACCAAGGCCATTGCCAGCGAACATGAGCGGTGGCACGTCAGCGATCTCGCCGCCCACCGCCTGCTGACCTTTTCCCGCTCCAGCCGTCCAGGCAAGGAAATCCAGACCCTTCTATCCTCCAGCCACGAAGGGCCGCTCAATATCAGCACCTCAACGTCGATTGGCGCCCTGCGTGAGTTGACATGCGCTGGCTATGGCATCTGCGCGCTGCCGAAAATCATTGTCCATGACGAATTGAAAGACGGCCGTCTGGTGGAATTGAATACCGACGTAATGCTCAAGGATCTCTCTTTCACGGCCTCCTATGTGGAGAGCGCGCCGACCAGAAGCATCGTTGAGACCATCACATCTCATCTCAACGACTATCTCGAAAGTGCCTGA
- a CDS encoding putative hydro-lyase: protein MFDYEVLKSKAPQALRQIIRDGQYQAHTAGLAKGYLQANLMILPKTYALDFMRFCQRNPKPCPLIAVSDTGNPFLETAGLDIDIRTDVPAYNIYRDGQLAEQAHDISSLWDDEMVTFALGCSFTFEHALLEAGIDVWHISNNTTVPMFKTSIETVPAGAFSGETVVSMRMIPQDRVEEVYAICRQFPLAHGAPLHAGDPAAIGIKDLMQPDWGDMAPSQPGCVPVFWACGVTPQVAIRAAKLPLSIAHKPGHMLVTDIPDGAEIPIMKQ from the coding sequence ATGTTTGATTATGAAGTGCTGAAATCGAAGGCCCCGCAGGCTTTGCGTCAGATCATCCGGGATGGGCAGTATCAGGCTCATACGGCTGGTCTGGCGAAGGGATATCTGCAAGCCAACCTGATGATATTGCCAAAGACTTATGCGCTTGACTTCATGCGCTTTTGCCAGCGCAATCCCAAGCCATGTCCCTTGATCGCGGTCTCTGACACCGGCAATCCATTTTTGGAGACGGCGGGCTTGGATATTGACATTCGCACGGATGTGCCTGCCTACAACATTTATCGTGATGGCCAACTGGCAGAGCAGGCCCATGACATATCGTCGCTATGGGATGACGAAATGGTGACTTTTGCGCTTGGTTGTTCCTTCACCTTTGAACATGCCCTGCTGGAAGCGGGCATCGATGTCTGGCATATTAGCAACAACACAACCGTGCCGATGTTCAAGACGTCGATTGAAACGGTGCCTGCAGGGGCTTTTTCCGGTGAGACGGTTGTCTCCATGCGGATGATCCCGCAAGATCGGGTTGAAGAGGTTTATGCCATTTGTCGGCAGTTCCCGCTGGCTCATGGGGCTCCCCTTCATGCCGGCGATCCAGCAGCCATCGGCATCAAGGATTTGATGCAGCCAGACTGGGGTGACATGGCGCCGAGCCAGCCCGGCTGTGTCCCTGTTTTCTGGGCTTGCGGTGTCACGCCGCAGGTCGCCATCAGAGCCGCCAAACTGCCACTTAGTATTGCGCACAAGCCGGGTCACATGCTGGTGACCGATATACCGGACGGTGCTGAAATACCAATAATGAAACAATAA
- a CDS encoding TRAP transporter substrate-binding protein, whose protein sequence is MKKFLLAFTAAAALSAPAAAEQLNVVGSWSSLPLYKAYEAPFWGKTLPEASDGKITPQVTTHNEMNLGVADVFRLLGQGVYDVAMTVGDYAVSDAPELEGLDVPLVAMDADKAKAAVDAARPMVEEIFTNRFNSKLLAIAPYPPQVVFCNKEVSKLDDLAGLKVRASGRMTAKFLEALGAEGVNVAFSEVPGALQKGVVDCAVTGAGSGYSAGWWEVSTHLLTIPLGGWDPVVTAMNMDKWKSLDADTQKLIMDQISANFEAPAWEDAQGALVNDIACLTGNGDCKSGDKRSMVLVEASEADIAKAREILESKVLPEWAERAGGDWAKRWNDSVGKVVGVSIPAK, encoded by the coding sequence ATGAAAAAGTTTCTACTCGCCTTCACCGCAGCCGCGGCCCTTTCTGCACCGGCAGCAGCCGAGCAACTCAATGTGGTTGGTAGCTGGTCAAGCCTGCCTCTTTACAAGGCTTATGAAGCGCCATTCTGGGGTAAAACCTTGCCTGAGGCCTCTGATGGCAAAATCACCCCGCAGGTGACGACCCACAACGAGATGAATCTGGGCGTGGCTGACGTGTTCCGTCTGCTGGGGCAGGGCGTCTATGACGTGGCAATGACCGTTGGTGACTATGCTGTCTCGGACGCTCCTGAATTGGAAGGTCTTGATGTGCCTCTGGTGGCCATGGATGCTGACAAGGCCAAGGCAGCAGTCGACGCCGCCCGTCCGATGGTTGAGGAAATTTTCACCAACCGCTTCAATTCCAAACTTCTGGCGATTGCGCCCTATCCACCGCAGGTTGTCTTCTGCAACAAGGAAGTGTCCAAACTTGACGATCTAGCAGGGCTGAAAGTGCGCGCCTCTGGCCGTATGACCGCTAAATTCCTTGAAGCTCTTGGGGCCGAAGGCGTCAATGTGGCTTTCTCCGAAGTGCCGGGTGCCTTGCAGAAAGGCGTTGTGGACTGTGCTGTGACCGGCGCTGGTTCGGGCTATAGCGCTGGCTGGTGGGAAGTCTCCACCCATCTGCTGACCATTCCGCTTGGCGGCTGGGATCCGGTGGTGACCGCGATGAATATGGACAAATGGAAGTCGCTTGATGCCGACACCCAGAAGCTGATCATGGATCAGATTTCGGCCAATTTCGAAGCCCCGGCATGGGAAGACGCGCAAGGCGCATTGGTCAATGACATTGCCTGCCTGACCGGAAATGGTGACTGCAAATCCGGTGACAAACGCTCGATGGTTCTGGTTGAGGCTTCCGAGGCTGATATTGCCAAGGCACGCGAAATCCTTGAAAGCAAGGTTCTGCCAGAATGGGCCGAACGTGCAGGTGGTGACTGGGCCAAGCGCTGGAATGACAGCGTGGGTAAGGTTGTCGGCGTTTCCATCCCAGCCAAGTAG
- a CDS encoding TRAP transporter small permease subunit → MLEDKAERILLAIRQWNRRIAMATGLMLLACAGLVLVDITMRQLGTSLGGTDEISGYVMAIATAWGMSFALTELSHVRIDFLRSAAPRKIRIFFDLLALLTLAVTVAVIAKQCWPVVATSLKNASTANTPLETPLSWVQIPWFAGWIWFAISSWLVFMAASILVIKGRFAKVDQTIGIASAQEEWL, encoded by the coding sequence ATGCTTGAGGACAAGGCAGAACGCATCCTACTCGCCATACGGCAATGGAATAGACGGATTGCTATGGCCACCGGCTTGATGCTGTTGGCGTGTGCCGGACTGGTGCTGGTGGATATCACCATGCGCCAGCTTGGCACCTCCCTTGGTGGGACAGACGAGATTTCCGGCTATGTCATGGCGATTGCAACGGCTTGGGGAATGAGTTTTGCTCTGACCGAGCTCTCTCATGTACGCATCGATTTTCTGCGGAGTGCTGCTCCGCGGAAAATCCGCATCTTTTTCGATTTGCTGGCACTGCTTACCCTTGCGGTGACGGTGGCGGTGATTGCCAAACAATGCTGGCCGGTGGTGGCGACTTCCCTGAAGAATGCCTCCACGGCCAATACGCCGCTTGAAACTCCTCTATCGTGGGTTCAGATCCCCTGGTTTGCGGGCTGGATCTGGTTTGCAATATCGAGTTGGCTGGTGTTTATGGCTGCGTCGATATTGGTGATCAAAGGGCGCTTTGCCAAGGTTGACCAAACCATCGGCATTGCCAGCGCGCAGGAGGAATGGCTGTGA
- a CDS encoding TRAP transporter large permease, which yields MIPFISIGLLGLLSLSIPVGIVLFLLGFGIDQFFSFFPLLRGLGNMVWSTSNSATLIAIPFFVLLGEVLVRSGIAERTYSALDKWVSWMPGGLIHANVATATMFSATSGSSVATAATVATVAMPQADRLGYDPKLFSGAIAAGGTLGIMIPPSINLIVYGFLTQTSIPQLFLAGLLPGVILAVGFMAATAGLCTIWPQLGGKRRTFPLKVMIGGLAELMPIVLLFSAIIGAIYKGWATPTEAASVGVGGALVIAMMFGGVSWRMLADSMIGTVKVTSMIMLVIIGASFLNFTLSAAGLSQEMRNILDNLGVGPLLTILVVVLVYIVLGFFIETLSLMVVTIPIVVPIVTGLGYDPVWFGILMIVLIEMALITPPVGLNLYVVQGARKSGNMSEVMLGAAPYALIMLVMVGVLIAYPDLALILPRLLQ from the coding sequence GTGATCCCGTTTATCTCCATTGGCCTTCTGGGGCTGCTTTCGCTCTCCATTCCTGTTGGCATCGTGCTGTTTTTGCTCGGTTTCGGGATCGATCAGTTTTTCAGTTTCTTCCCGCTGTTGCGTGGTCTGGGCAATATGGTCTGGTCGACATCCAACAGTGCCACCCTGATTGCCATTCCCTTTTTCGTTCTGTTGGGGGAAGTGCTGGTGCGCAGTGGCATCGCCGAACGCACCTATTCAGCGCTCGACAAATGGGTGTCGTGGATGCCCGGCGGGCTCATCCATGCCAATGTGGCCACCGCCACGATGTTCTCGGCAACCTCTGGCTCGTCGGTGGCGACGGCTGCGACGGTTGCAACCGTTGCCATGCCGCAAGCGGACCGGCTGGGTTATGATCCGAAACTCTTTTCCGGCGCGATTGCGGCGGGGGGGACATTGGGGATCATGATCCCGCCATCGATCAATCTGATCGTTTATGGGTTTCTGACCCAAACCTCGATCCCGCAATTGTTTCTTGCCGGTTTGTTGCCCGGTGTCATTCTGGCGGTCGGTTTCATGGCTGCGACGGCGGGGCTTTGCACCATCTGGCCGCAGTTGGGTGGGAAAAGGCGCACCTTCCCGCTGAAGGTGATGATTGGTGGTTTGGCAGAATTGATGCCCATTGTGCTGTTATTCTCGGCCATCATTGGCGCGATCTACAAGGGTTGGGCCACGCCGACCGAAGCGGCTTCTGTCGGGGTCGGTGGCGCCCTGGTGATTGCCATGATGTTCGGGGGTGTGTCTTGGCGGATGCTGGCGGACAGCATGATTGGCACGGTCAAGGTGACCTCGATGATCATGCTGGTGATCATTGGCGCCTCATTCCTCAACTTCACCCTGTCTGCGGCCGGTCTCAGTCAGGAAATGCGCAACATTCTCGACAATCTCGGGGTGGGGCCCTTGTTGACCATTCTGGTTGTGGTGCTGGTCTATATCGTGCTCGGATTTTTCATCGAGACCCTGTCTTTGATGGTGGTGACAATCCCGATTGTCGTGCCGATTGTCACGGGGCTTGGCTATGACCCGGTCTGGTTCGGTATCCTGATGATCGTTCTGATCGAAATGGCGCTCATCACACCGCCCGTTGGCCTCAATCTCTATGTGGTTCAGGGGGCACGGAAAAGCGGCAACATGAGCGAAGTGATGTTGGGGGCGGCTCCCTATGCCCTGATCATGCTGGTCATGGTGGGCGTGTTGATAGCCTACCCGGATCTGGCGTTGATCCTGCCACGGCTGCTGCAATAG